From the Candidatus Melainabacteria bacterium genome, the window TCCATGTTTCTGCCGTTATAAACCTCAGGCTTACGCCGCTCCGTCCATTCATCCCAGAAGGGTGGGTACCCGTCGGCGGTAGCCAAGCCGTACTGGGCTTGTTCCATATTAATGACAAACATTTGCGCCAGTGGCTCACCTTTCTTAATAGTGAACTTGCCAGGCTGGTTGACAAGACAGACGATTCCAAACTCAGAAGGCGTCCACCACGATTCAATCATCGCCTCCAGAACGTTGAAAGGCTTTCGGTATTGATTGGAGACCCCTTTGATGTAGACGAAATCACCGATGTTTTTGGTGCGAGCAATGAAACGCGCCTGCACTGTAAAACTGCCGTAGGAGGAATGATTGTCAATCTGCGCATGTGAAGAAGCATCGAGAATCTCAACCTGCGCATCGTGAGTATGGTCGCCGTCCCACTCAACAGTGAATGTAGCGGGAGACAAGATGTAATAGCCAATACCGCTTGCCATCGTTAGCGGTAAGCAAAAACGAGCATGCATGCGTGTTTTATCGTCGGTCTCAAACCAGTCACGCAGAGCTCTCGCTTTCACTGGCAGCAATTTCTTGTCGTAATCAGGAGGCAGATACAGAACGATGCTTTTCTCAGGCAGTCCCTGATTCATTTCGACAATCTGCTCAGGACCAAAGTTGTGCTCAGAGAACGTTTCAGCATCGGCTGTGTTCTGAGCCTCCTCCAGGATACGTCTTTTGTTTTCAGTACTTTCTTCAGTCATATACCTAGCCCGACTTTCGCTCACTTATAAACGGTGAATAACTTACCACACGAGCTTCATTAACAAGTTTGCCTCGGGGAAACAATTTCCCAGAGGCAAGGCTTGATTCGATCGAATTGGTTTGGAGCACGCCGCAGAACGAATGATCAGTCCGCCCGGCTGGCAGGTTCCAGTTTTTGGGAGTTACCTCCGGGAGAGTGATCAGTTCTCCCTGGAGGCAGCTTCCCGGTTTGTATCCTCTTTGCCCTGCTCGGTCTAACCCGGCGGAGGTGGAGGAGGCGGTGGTGGTGGTGGTGGTGGTTTTGGTGGTGGTGGTGGTGGTGGTGGTGGTGGTGGTGGTTTTGGTGGTGGTGGTGGTTTCGGTGGTGGTGGTGGTT encodes:
- a CDS encoding RND transporter translates to MVVVVVVLVVVVVVVVVVVVLVVVVVSVVVVV